From the Caballeronia sp. NK8 genome, one window contains:
- the tpiA gene encoding triose-phosphate isomerase: MSRERAKLVVGNWKMHGRIGDNATLLTEVAAGASALQKGVRVGVCVPCPYLAQSQALLSGSVVQWGIQDVSAHAGGAFTGEVAAEMAADFGVTYAIVGHSERRAYHRESPEIVAAKAQRVIEAGLTPIVCVGETLDEREAGTTEQVIGTQLDAVLQVLTEEQAAGIVVAYEPVWAIGTGKTARPGQAQDVHAFLRRKLLEKGATVENVPLLYGGSVKPENAQELFGQKDIDGGLIGGASLKSKDFLAICQAAQTVLH; the protein is encoded by the coding sequence ATGTCCAGAGAACGAGCGAAACTGGTGGTGGGCAACTGGAAGATGCACGGCCGCATCGGTGACAATGCGACCCTGCTGACCGAAGTCGCCGCAGGGGCATCGGCTTTGCAAAAGGGCGTGCGCGTGGGCGTGTGCGTGCCGTGTCCTTATCTCGCGCAATCGCAGGCGCTTTTGAGCGGCTCGGTCGTGCAGTGGGGCATCCAGGACGTGTCCGCGCATGCGGGCGGGGCATTCACCGGCGAAGTCGCGGCGGAAATGGCGGCGGATTTCGGTGTCACTTACGCGATCGTCGGGCATTCGGAGCGACGCGCGTATCATCGCGAAAGTCCGGAGATCGTCGCGGCGAAAGCGCAGCGCGTGATCGAAGCGGGACTCACGCCGATCGTCTGTGTCGGCGAGACGCTCGACGAGCGTGAAGCCGGTACGACGGAGCAGGTCATCGGCACGCAGCTCGACGCCGTTCTGCAAGTACTGACGGAAGAACAGGCGGCGGGCATCGTGGTCGCCTATGAGCCGGTCTGGGCGATCGGCACGGGCAAGACCGCGCGGCCGGGCCAGGCGCAGGACGTTCATGCATTTCTGCGTCGCAAGTTGCTGGAGAAGGGCGCGACTGTCGAGAACGTGCCGCTTCTGTACGGCGGCAGCGTGAAGCCCGAAAACGCGCAGGAGCTGTTCGGGCAAAAGGACATCGACGGCGGGCTGATCGGCGGCGCCTCGTTGAAGTCGAAGGATTTTCTGGCGATCTGCCAGGCAGCGCAAACCGTGCTGCACTGA
- a CDS encoding NADH-quinone oxidoreductase subunit C, whose protein sequence is MASKLETLKANLETAFGGRLQSITESLGQVTVVVKAANYLDVCKQLRDDPSLRFEQLMDLAGVDYSTYGDGAYDGPRFAAVSHLLSITNNWRVRVRVFAPDDEVPIVPSVVDIWTSANWYEREAFDLYGIVFEGHPDLRRILTDYGFIGHPFRKDFPVSGYVEMRYDPEEKRVVYQPVTIEPREITPRVIREDRYGGLKH, encoded by the coding sequence ATGGCAAGCAAACTCGAGACCCTCAAAGCGAACCTCGAGACGGCGTTTGGCGGCCGTCTCCAGAGCATCACCGAGTCGCTGGGTCAGGTGACGGTCGTCGTCAAGGCGGCCAACTATCTGGACGTCTGCAAGCAGCTGCGCGATGACCCGTCGCTGCGCTTCGAGCAGCTCATGGATCTCGCTGGGGTCGACTACTCGACCTACGGCGACGGCGCCTACGACGGCCCGCGTTTCGCGGCCGTGAGCCATCTTCTCTCGATCACGAACAACTGGCGCGTGCGCGTGCGCGTATTCGCTCCGGACGACGAAGTGCCCATCGTGCCTTCTGTGGTGGACATCTGGACGTCGGCGAACTGGTACGAGCGCGAAGCGTTCGACCTCTACGGCATCGTGTTCGAAGGTCACCCCGACTTGCGCCGCATTCTCACGGACTACGGTTTCATCGGCCATCCGTTCCGCAAGGACTTCCCGGTTTCGGGCTACGTCGAAATGCGCTACGACCCGGAAGAGAAGCGTGTCGTGTATCAGCCTGTGACGATCGAGCCGCGCGAAATCACGCCGCGCGTGATCCGCGAAGATCGCTATGGCGGTCTGAAACATTAA
- a CDS encoding NADH-quinone oxidoreductase subunit B family protein, translating to MSIEGVLKEGFVTTTADKLINWTRTGSLWPMTFGLACCAVEMMHAGAARYDLDRFGVVFRPSPRQSDVMIVAGTLCNKMAPALRKVYDQMAEPRWVISMGSCANGGGYYHYSYSVVRGCDRIVPVDVYVPGCPPTAEALVYGVIQLQAKIRRTNTIARQ from the coding sequence ATGAGTATCGAAGGGGTCTTGAAGGAAGGCTTTGTCACCACCACGGCTGACAAGCTCATCAACTGGACGCGCACCGGCTCCCTGTGGCCGATGACGTTCGGTCTCGCGTGCTGCGCGGTCGAGATGATGCATGCGGGCGCCGCCCGCTACGATCTGGACCGTTTCGGCGTGGTGTTCCGTCCGAGCCCGCGCCAGTCCGACGTCATGATCGTCGCCGGGACGCTGTGCAACAAGATGGCGCCCGCGCTTCGTAAGGTGTACGACCAGATGGCCGAGCCGCGCTGGGTCATCTCGATGGGTTCGTGCGCGAACGGCGGCGGCTACTATCACTATTCGTATTCCGTCGTGCGTGGTTGCGACCGGATCGTGCCGGTCGACGTGTACGTTCCCGGTTGTCCCCCGACCGCCGAAGCCCTGGTCTACGGCGTGATCCAGTTGCAGGCGAAGATTCGCCGCACCAACACCATCGCCCGTCAGTAA
- a CDS encoding NADH-quinone oxidoreductase subunit A, with the protein MNLAPYYPVFLFLVVGLGLGIALVSIGKILGPNKPDTEKNAPYECGFEAFEDARMKFDVRYYLVAILFIIFDLETAFLFPWGVSLRDIGWPGFMAMMIFLLEFLLGFAYIWRKGGLDWE; encoded by the coding sequence TTGAACCTCGCACCCTATTACCCCGTCTTCTTGTTTCTTGTAGTGGGCCTAGGTTTAGGTATTGCGTTGGTCAGCATCGGCAAGATTCTCGGTCCCAACAAGCCCGACACCGAAAAGAACGCGCCTTACGAGTGCGGCTTCGAAGCCTTCGAAGACGCCCGTATGAAGTTCGATGTGCGTTACTATCTCGTCGCGATTCTTTTCATCATTTTCGACCTTGAGACGGCGTTCCTGTTTCCGTGGGGTGTGTCCCTGCGCGATATCGGCTGGCCCGGCTTCATGGCGATGATGATTTTTCTGCTCGAATTTTTGCTCGGTTTCGCCTACATCTGGAGAAAGGGCGGACTCGACTGGGAATGA
- the secG gene encoding preprotein translocase subunit SecG produces MLYLKTLIIVVQLLSALGVIGLVLLQHGKGADMGAAFGSGASGSLFGATGSANFLSRTTAVLAAVFFVTTLTLTYLGSYKPQTSAGVLGAGPVPASAPAAAASGASGTASAPVASSAPGADVPK; encoded by the coding sequence ATGCTGTATTTGAAGACATTGATTATCGTTGTCCAGTTGCTGTCGGCGCTGGGCGTTATCGGCCTCGTGCTGCTTCAGCACGGCAAGGGCGCGGACATGGGCGCGGCGTTCGGCAGCGGCGCATCGGGGAGTCTCTTCGGTGCGACCGGTTCGGCCAACTTTCTGTCGCGCACCACTGCAGTTCTGGCCGCGGTCTTTTTCGTGACGACGCTGACGCTGACCTATCTCGGCAGCTACAAGCCGCAGACCTCGGCGGGCGTGCTGGGCGCGGGTCCCGTACCGGCATCGGCGCCGGCGGCAGCCGCATCGGGTGCCTCGGGAACGGCCTCCGCGCCGGTCGCATCGTCCGCTCCAGGCGCCGATGTGCCTAAATAA